A section of the Macadamia integrifolia cultivar HAES 741 unplaced genomic scaffold, SCU_Mint_v3 scaffold520, whole genome shotgun sequence genome encodes:
- the LOC122069012 gene encoding uncharacterized protein LOC122069012 isoform X2 encodes MPDEGSLRRSSRINLDVPGSMYVASKKKDLTMPDERSMRRSMRRCLGQRLAVSAEERALEEHNSTMSEERCLRRSPRLYSSIACEINAMQSEKRPSKKQKTSVSLVDSEILEERCVRRSSRINSAPEGTGCSARKVYAMKSAGSNEKESSKEENEVLIVDLDTSEERVSSSSARTGNSGSKVQLDNLAGSAEKQPPMKPETSVPIIDLTMLEDRWLRRSPRLSSGLLGTAYSGSKDNLKKLVALGGKRLVKKRNSSVVIIDLETMEGHCLRRSPRVLSVLAGTGNSENKDKSVQFAGLAEKQLSKKHKTSVSSICLAMSEEGFRRCSPRTSSVPSETENSAHKANSAKSAGPAKKWRSNNSKKIKGNDCFFIGEPIPFKEACKRWPWRYEGKGKGSKGQKASDDDDDEMILNVKCHYAQAEILKFVFEIGDFACVKGEEGGPNYVGKILEFFKTVDGEDYFRVQWFFRAEDTVDSKPKYIPPCDFYYDMKYSVDYSTFCTFVDGKS; translated from the exons ATGCCGGACGAGGGATCCCTGAGACGGTCATCGAGGATAAACTTGGATGTTCCTGGTTCAATGTATGTGGcttcaaagaaaaaagatttaaCAATGCCGGACGAAAGATCCATGAGACGGTCTATGAGGAGATGTTTGGGTCAGCGATTGGCTGTTTCGGCTGAGGAACGGGCCTTGGAAGAGCACAATTCGACAATGTCGGAGGAAAGATGCCTGAGACGGTCTCCACGACTATACTCTTCAATTGCATGTGAGATTAATGCAATGCAGTCGGAGAAACGACCTTCAAAGAAGCAAAAAACTTCGGTTTCGCTTGTTGATTCGGAAATATTGGAGGAAAGGTGCGTGAGACGGTCTTCAAGGATTAACTCTGCTCCGGAAGGGACTGGGTGTAGTGCTCGTAAGGTTTATGCAATGAAATCGGCTGGTTCGAATGAGAAAGAGTCTTCAAAGGAGGAAAATGAAGTTTTGATTGTTGATTTGGACACTTCAGAGGAGAGGGTATCTTCATCTTCAGCGAGGACTGGGAACAGTGGAAGTAAGGTTCAATTGGATAACTTGGCTGGTTCGGCTGAGAAACAGCCTCCAATGAAGCCAGAAACCTCAGTTCCGATTATTGATTTGACAATGTTGGAGGATAGATGGCTGAGACGGTCCCCGAGGCTATCTTCAGGTTTGTTGGGGACTGCTTACAGTGGCAGTAAGGATAATTTAAAGAAATTGGTAGCTTTGGGGGGGAAACGGCTGGTGAAGAAGCGGAATAGCTCagttgtaattattgatttggAAACCATGGAGGGACATTGCCTGAGACGGTCTCCGAGGGTACTCTCAGTTCTGGCGGGGACTGGAAATAGTGAAAATAAGGATAAATCAGTACAATTCGCTGGTTTGGCTGAGAAACAGCTTTCAAAGAAGCATAAAACCTCAGTTTCAAGTATTTGTTTGGCAATGTCAGAGGAAGGATTCCGGAGATGTTCTCCGAGGACATCCTCAGTTCCGTCAGAGACAGAGAACAGTGCCCATAAGGCAAATTCAGCAAAGTCAGCTGGTCCAGCCAAGAAATGGCGTTCAAACAATTCCAAGAAGATTAAAGGGAATGATTGTTTCTTTATTGGAGAACCAATCCCTTTCAAGGAAGCTTGCAAAAGATGGCCTTGGCGCTATGAAGGAAAG GGTAAAGGGAGTAAGGGTCAAAAAGCATCTGA cgatgatgatgatgaaatgaTTTTAAATGTGAAATGTCATTATGCTCAAGCTGAAATTCTGAAATTTGTTTTTGAAATTGGAGATTTTGCATGTGTGAAg GGAGAAGAAGGGGGACCAAATTACGTGGGAAAGATCTTAGAGTTTTTTAAGACAGTGGATGGAGAAGATTACTTCAGGGTACAATGGTTCTTTCGAGCTGAGGATACG
- the LOC122069012 gene encoding uncharacterized protein LOC122069012 isoform X4 codes for MPDEGSLRRSSRINLDVPGSMYVASKKKDLTMPDERSMRRSMRRCLGQRLAVSAEERALEEHNSTMSEERCLRRSPRLYSSIACEINAMQSEKRPSKKQKTSVSLVDSEILEERCVRRSSRINSAPEGTGCSARKVYAMKSAGSNEKESSKEENEVLIVDLDTSEERVSSSSARTGNSGSKVQLDNLAGSAEKQPPMKPETSVPIIDLTMLEDRWLRRSPRLSSGLLGTAYSGSKDNLKKLVALGGKRLVKKRNSSVVIIDLETMEGHCLRRSPRVLSVLAGTGNSENKDKSVQFAGLAEKQLSKKHKTSVSSICLAMSEEGFRRCSPRTSSVPSETENSAHKANSAKSAGPAKKWRSNNSKKIKGNDCFFIGEPIPFKEACKRWPWRYEGKGEEGGPNYVGKILEFFKTVDGEDYFRVQWFFRAEDTVDSKPKYIPPCDFYYDMKYSVDYSTFCTFVDGKS; via the exons ATGCCGGACGAGGGATCCCTGAGACGGTCATCGAGGATAAACTTGGATGTTCCTGGTTCAATGTATGTGGcttcaaagaaaaaagatttaaCAATGCCGGACGAAAGATCCATGAGACGGTCTATGAGGAGATGTTTGGGTCAGCGATTGGCTGTTTCGGCTGAGGAACGGGCCTTGGAAGAGCACAATTCGACAATGTCGGAGGAAAGATGCCTGAGACGGTCTCCACGACTATACTCTTCAATTGCATGTGAGATTAATGCAATGCAGTCGGAGAAACGACCTTCAAAGAAGCAAAAAACTTCGGTTTCGCTTGTTGATTCGGAAATATTGGAGGAAAGGTGCGTGAGACGGTCTTCAAGGATTAACTCTGCTCCGGAAGGGACTGGGTGTAGTGCTCGTAAGGTTTATGCAATGAAATCGGCTGGTTCGAATGAGAAAGAGTCTTCAAAGGAGGAAAATGAAGTTTTGATTGTTGATTTGGACACTTCAGAGGAGAGGGTATCTTCATCTTCAGCGAGGACTGGGAACAGTGGAAGTAAGGTTCAATTGGATAACTTGGCTGGTTCGGCTGAGAAACAGCCTCCAATGAAGCCAGAAACCTCAGTTCCGATTATTGATTTGACAATGTTGGAGGATAGATGGCTGAGACGGTCCCCGAGGCTATCTTCAGGTTTGTTGGGGACTGCTTACAGTGGCAGTAAGGATAATTTAAAGAAATTGGTAGCTTTGGGGGGGAAACGGCTGGTGAAGAAGCGGAATAGCTCagttgtaattattgatttggAAACCATGGAGGGACATTGCCTGAGACGGTCTCCGAGGGTACTCTCAGTTCTGGCGGGGACTGGAAATAGTGAAAATAAGGATAAATCAGTACAATTCGCTGGTTTGGCTGAGAAACAGCTTTCAAAGAAGCATAAAACCTCAGTTTCAAGTATTTGTTTGGCAATGTCAGAGGAAGGATTCCGGAGATGTTCTCCGAGGACATCCTCAGTTCCGTCAGAGACAGAGAACAGTGCCCATAAGGCAAATTCAGCAAAGTCAGCTGGTCCAGCCAAGAAATGGCGTTCAAACAATTCCAAGAAGATTAAAGGGAATGATTGTTTCTTTATTGGAGAACCAATCCCTTTCAAGGAAGCTTGCAAAAGATGGCCTTGGCGCTATGAAGGAAAG GGAGAAGAAGGGGGACCAAATTACGTGGGAAAGATCTTAGAGTTTTTTAAGACAGTGGATGGAGAAGATTACTTCAGGGTACAATGGTTCTTTCGAGCTGAGGATACG